A section of the Streptomyces sp. CG1 genome encodes:
- a CDS encoding M14 family zinc carboxypeptidase: protein MAHKRLAGLTAGTVIVAAALLPQLAHASTDMDAAAGRAATSGRAHGGYRTVVIYRVSTRHPRRDAERLIDSGYDLLEKRQGNSLFVSGDTSTATGLRRLGFSPAVASTLTEAIPSSAAAPRAVGDTYDGGYHTVTAQYSHMDDTASQHPDFAKVVTYGQSWIKQKGKGGRDLKAICITKIRSGDCALSPNSAKPRFFLMSQIHARELTTGEMSWRWIDALTSGYGKDSAITKLMDTTEMWVVPDANPDGVDMVAAGGDNPVLQRKNADDAHGSQCGVSAYSQIGVDLNRNAGTHWGAAGTSRASCDQTYGGPAHDSEVENAALENLFRELFPAVRTGTGDTDPAPSTAKGMMITLHSDASMVLFPWEYDATVHTGNDAALRALAAHMASLTGYQYGQAGEILYNASGGTDDWTYDKLGLASFTIEIGDSNGVGCDGFTPAYSCQDSYFWPKIEPALLYAAQHAAAPYTATSAARH from the coding sequence ATGGCACACAAACGCCTGGCGGGCCTGACCGCCGGTACCGTCATAGTCGCCGCCGCTCTGCTGCCGCAACTGGCGCATGCCAGCACCGACATGGACGCTGCAGCGGGCCGCGCCGCCACCTCCGGACGCGCCCACGGTGGGTACCGTACGGTCGTCATCTACCGCGTGTCCACGCGCCATCCGCGTAGGGACGCCGAGCGCCTCATCGACTCCGGATACGACCTGCTGGAGAAACGGCAGGGCAACAGCCTGTTCGTCTCCGGCGACACGTCGACCGCGACCGGACTGCGACGGCTCGGCTTCAGCCCCGCCGTCGCCTCCACACTGACCGAGGCAATCCCCTCCTCCGCCGCGGCGCCCCGCGCCGTGGGCGACACCTACGACGGCGGTTACCACACAGTCACCGCTCAGTACTCCCACATGGACGACACCGCGTCCCAACACCCCGACTTCGCCAAGGTGGTGACGTACGGCCAGTCATGGATCAAGCAGAAGGGGAAGGGCGGCCGCGACCTCAAAGCGATCTGCATCACCAAGATCCGGTCGGGCGACTGCGCGCTCAGCCCGAACTCGGCCAAGCCGCGGTTCTTCCTGATGAGTCAGATCCACGCCCGCGAACTGACGACCGGTGAGATGTCGTGGCGATGGATCGACGCGCTGACCAGCGGCTACGGCAAGGACTCGGCGATCACCAAGCTGATGGACACCACCGAGATGTGGGTGGTGCCCGACGCCAACCCCGACGGCGTCGACATGGTCGCGGCAGGCGGCGACAATCCCGTCCTGCAGCGCAAGAACGCCGACGACGCGCACGGCTCCCAGTGCGGGGTGAGCGCCTACAGCCAGATCGGCGTCGACCTCAACCGCAACGCCGGCACCCACTGGGGCGCCGCCGGCACCTCCCGTGCGTCCTGCGACCAGACGTACGGCGGTCCCGCGCACGACTCCGAGGTGGAGAACGCCGCCCTGGAGAACCTCTTCCGCGAACTGTTCCCCGCGGTGCGCACCGGCACCGGCGACACCGACCCCGCGCCGTCCACCGCCAAGGGCATGATGATCACCCTGCACAGCGACGCCAGCATGGTGCTCTTCCCCTGGGAGTACGACGCCACCGTGCACACCGGCAACGACGCCGCCCTGCGCGCGCTGGCCGCCCACATGGCCTCACTGACCGGCTACCAGTACGGCCAGGCGGGCGAAATCCTCTACAACGCCTCCGGCGGAACCGACGACTGGACCTACGACAAGCTCGGCCTGGCCAGCTTCACCATCGAGATCGGCGACAGCAACGGCGTGGGCTGCGACGGCTTCACGCCCGCGTACTCCTGCCAGGACAGCTACTTCTGGCCGAAGATCGAACCTGCCCTCCTCTATGCCGCCCAGCACGCCGCGGCCCCCTACACCGCCACCTCCGCCGCACGCCACTGA
- a CDS encoding LURP-one-related/scramblase family protein: MRYLVRDRMLAFHEEAWVETEHRQKLFKVDRKLMRLRTTFHFVDTRGDQVASIVKKALTLHHTILIKQDGETIGRISKRRFHFFGDRFKVTLRDGRRLRIAGNLWDREFDIADNGTTLAHISRRWFSIRDAYAVDVMYDPDWLLLIVLAVCVDHIIEDQRSEQLTNL; the protein is encoded by the coding sequence ATGCGTTACCTGGTACGCGATCGCATGCTGGCGTTCCACGAGGAGGCCTGGGTCGAGACGGAGCACCGGCAGAAGCTGTTCAAGGTCGACCGTAAACTGATGCGGCTGCGCACGACGTTCCACTTCGTGGACACCCGGGGCGACCAGGTTGCGAGCATCGTGAAGAAGGCCCTGACCCTTCATCACACGATCCTGATCAAGCAGGACGGCGAGACCATCGGCCGCATCAGCAAACGGAGGTTCCACTTCTTCGGTGACCGTTTCAAGGTGACCCTGCGGGACGGGCGCCGGCTACGCATAGCCGGCAACCTCTGGGACCGGGAGTTCGACATCGCGGACAACGGCACCACCCTGGCACACATCTCGCGCCGCTGGTTCAGCATCCGCGACGCCTACGCCGTGGACGTGATGTACGACCCCGACTGGCTGCTGCTGATCGTCCTCGCGGTGTGTGTGGACCACATCATCGAGGACCAGAGGAGCGAACAGCTCACCAATCTCTGA